Proteins co-encoded in one Syntrophales bacterium genomic window:
- a CDS encoding penicillin-binding protein activator LpoB translates to MVISAILFSACGYHSVKEASVHRAPHIRKIYVEPVVNKTNEAYIENTIKSAFIEWLIKGGIFQVVACPEEADAVLEIKIVDLKSSTLSQSTSNYALEERLHLTLDVKLKDRSKGEIIWSNPAFQGTADYFAVTLSEREIARSKSISKLATDIAERAYQLMTFGF, encoded by the coding sequence ATGGTGATTTCGGCTATACTATTCAGCGCATGCGGATATCACAGTGTAAAGGAAGCGTCTGTTCACAGAGCTCCACACATACGGAAAATTTACGTAGAACCTGTCGTAAATAAAACGAACGAAGCATACATAGAAAACACCATAAAATCAGCATTTATCGAATGGCTCATAAAAGGAGGAATTTTTCAGGTTGTTGCCTGTCCAGAAGAGGCAGATGCTGTTCTAGAAATAAAAATTGTCGATCTGAAGTCATCAACTCTTTCTCAATCAACCTCAAACTATGCACTGGAAGAACGTCTTCATCTCACCCTCGATGTTAAACTCAAAGACAGATCTAAAGGAGAAATCATATGGTCCAATCCTGCCTTTCAGGGAACGGCGGACTATTTCGCAGTTACCCTATCTGAAAGGGAAATTGCACGATCGAAATCAATTTCCAAACTTGCTACTGACATAGCAGAAAGGGCGTATCAACTGATGACTTTCGGGTTTTAA